A window from Opitutia bacterium ISCC 52 encodes these proteins:
- a CDS encoding DUF2249 domain-containing protein, which yields MRPICDRGESPLGTILDAAERLTSNQDLVIIVPFEPLPLYGLLAQRGFSHSSKLRSEDAWEVTFHPDSNLF from the coding sequence ATACGACCGATTTGCGATCGAGGTGAATCACCTCTTGGGACAATTCTCGACGCAGCTGAACGACTCACCTCGAACCAAGACCTTGTAATCATCGTTCCTTTCGAACCGCTCCCACTATATGGGCTGCTGGCACAGCGAGGCTTTTCCCACAGCAGTAAACTACGGTCGGAGGACGCCTGGGAAGTGACCTTTCACCCAGATTCTAATCTATTCTAA
- the rpmI gene encoding 50S ribosomal protein L35 has protein sequence MQKTKKSIAKRFKVTGTGKVMRRSPNRRHLLTSKSTKQKRRSGQDQEASKGFTAIVHKALPHSNRT, from the coding sequence ATGCAAAAAACAAAAAAGTCTATTGCTAAACGTTTCAAGGTAACCGGAACAGGTAAGGTCATGCGCCGTAGCCCGAACCGTCGTCACCTGCTGACCAGTAAATCTACTAAGCAGAAGCGCCGCAGCGGACAAGATCAGGAAGCCTCTAAAGGTTTTACTGCGATTGTTCACAAAGCACTTCCACACAGCAACCGTACCTAG
- a CDS encoding MBL fold metallo-hydrolase, whose protein sequence is MEIVVLGVGEAFTSKYFNTSFLVRHEGYTLAIDCPDRYRGVLASASEETSLDLTLEDVNAFIITHLHGDHVNGLESVAFYRKFRERRKVDLWAQDQVLEDLWPKRLQVALEPMFNGEGWGTNTCEEYFNFNSLAIGEVIQIGPFSVEAYLTLHHLRATALKISVGGKSFGYSCDTRFDPQLIEFLSPADLIFHETNVGPGHSDYDLLKSLPAETREKMRLVHYQDDFVEEPSQIRCARQGELYSL, encoded by the coding sequence ATGGAAATCGTTGTGCTCGGCGTGGGTGAAGCATTCACCAGCAAATACTTCAATACTTCCTTTTTAGTTCGTCACGAGGGTTACACCCTGGCGATTGACTGTCCTGATCGTTATCGGGGTGTTTTGGCGTCGGCCTCGGAAGAGACCAGTCTCGATCTAACTCTGGAGGATGTGAATGCCTTTATTATTACTCATTTGCACGGTGACCACGTGAATGGCTTGGAGTCGGTTGCCTTCTATCGGAAATTCCGGGAACGTCGAAAAGTAGATCTGTGGGCACAAGACCAGGTGTTGGAAGACTTGTGGCCTAAGCGTTTACAAGTAGCCCTCGAACCCATGTTTAATGGAGAGGGTTGGGGAACAAATACCTGCGAAGAATATTTCAACTTTAATTCATTGGCTATTGGAGAGGTGATACAGATAGGACCCTTTTCAGTAGAAGCCTACCTGACTCTTCACCATCTTCGAGCGACTGCGCTGAAAATATCCGTTGGTGGTAAGTCATTCGGTTATTCCTGCGACACTCGTTTTGATCCACAGCTAATCGAATTTCTGAGTCCGGCTGATTTGATCTTTCATGAAACCAATGTAGGGCCTGGGCATTCTGACTACGATCTACTCAAATCACTCCCTGCAGAAACCCGTGAAAAAATGCGGCTCGTTCACTATCAGGATGACTTTGTTGAGGAACCTTCTCAAATACGCTGCGCCCGGCAGGGGGAGCTTTATTCTCTTTAG
- the pheS gene encoding phenylalanine--tRNA ligase subunit alpha, with product MEDTLKALVSEAEEGIPSVHTRPEFEAFKARFVGPNGSLKEAMRGMAQVPKEDKPRIGQLLNKNKQALEAIFQTALDKIEAAELAAKLGDPIDPSLPSPDPAVGGLHPLTQVRNEIVRVLKSVGFIVAEGPEVETEHFCFDALNTPKDHPARDLQDTFYLPNDASVGNVSKHEDERYLLRTHTSTVQIRTMLEQEPPVRIISPGRCFRRDTTDATHSASFTQVEGLYVDKGVTVRDLKAILDFLMKSLLGNDAKTRFRPHFFPYTEPSFEMDAQSSHLAKVGKDWVELGGCGMVDPNVFESVGYDPEVYSGYAFGFGIERIAMIMYGIDDIRYFYQNDLRFLKQFS from the coding sequence ATGGAGGATACACTCAAGGCCTTAGTATCCGAGGCTGAGGAAGGAATCCCATCGGTTCATACCCGCCCGGAATTTGAAGCATTCAAAGCCCGCTTTGTCGGCCCCAATGGGTCGTTGAAGGAAGCCATGCGTGGCATGGCGCAGGTACCGAAGGAAGACAAGCCAAGGATCGGACAGCTTCTCAACAAGAACAAACAAGCTTTGGAAGCTATCTTCCAGACTGCTTTGGATAAAATCGAAGCGGCCGAACTGGCAGCTAAATTGGGCGATCCCATTGATCCGTCGCTACCTAGCCCGGATCCCGCAGTAGGGGGACTACATCCTCTGACCCAGGTTCGGAACGAGATCGTTCGCGTTCTTAAGTCGGTCGGCTTTATAGTCGCCGAAGGTCCCGAAGTGGAAACAGAACATTTCTGCTTCGATGCGCTTAATACGCCCAAGGATCACCCGGCTCGCGATTTGCAGGACACTTTTTACCTGCCCAACGATGCCTCGGTAGGCAATGTCTCGAAGCATGAAGACGAGCGTTACCTACTCAGGACTCATACTTCGACGGTGCAGATTCGGACGATGCTCGAACAAGAGCCACCCGTGAGAATCATTTCTCCTGGTCGTTGTTTCCGTCGCGATACGACGGATGCGACCCATAGTGCCAGCTTCACTCAGGTAGAGGGCCTCTATGTAGATAAAGGTGTGACGGTTCGTGACCTGAAGGCGATTTTGGATTTCTTGATGAAGTCGCTCCTGGGAAATGATGCGAAGACGCGTTTCCGTCCTCATTTCTTTCCCTACACTGAACCCAGTTTCGAGATGGATGCGCAATCCTCTCACCTCGCCAAAGTCGGCAAGGATTGGGTCGAGCTCGGTGGCTGTGGTATGGTCGATCCCAATGTATTCGAATCTGTGGGATACGATCCCGAGGTTTATTCGGGTTATGCGTTTGGCTTCGGTATCGAGCGTATCGCGATGATCATGTATGGTATCGATGACATTCGTTACTTCTATCAAAACGACCTGAGGTTCCTTAAACAATTTAGCTAG
- a CDS encoding M3 family oligoendopeptidase, whose product MDWDLSSYFKEFNGPDYRAFKADLLRDLKQATDTLSRLDHLSDRNAEVWTQTIEAIEDLSSRFGHLSSYLECLCAADATDDRYSGEYAWMKEHAAGMNTLNAQFNSLLGQTSDEAFSKLRGQPELEDATFYLSECRSKAQYQMEDAAEDLASELNVNGINAWSQLYDSLSGQLKFQYVDEHGDTQTAPMGQRVSLTSGSNRDVRISAFHGSNAAWEEHEATCNAALNALAGTRHSLDKRRGSDHFLNEACREARLEPATLDAMFQAIDDTIDLPRDILAYRSQQMGFEKAGYYDLYAPMDLSDQTPISWESGTQLVQEAFDAAYPALGAFNKELLEKQWVDYQPRDNKRPGGFCTGSHLNHESRIYMTFKDTMTAVTTYAHEVGHAWHSRVMSSQRRFASEYPMTLAESASTFAELLLSDGVLSNSAFSDAQKLTFLDSDATRIMAFLLDIPVRCRWEKRFYEERREGIVSVKRMKEIMIEEQQKQFGDTLSEDGLDPYFWCSKLHFYIDELRFYNFPYTFGYLLSVSLFARFKEEGASFLPSYETFLQKSGSMSCEQVVQETLGENIQDPIFWKRAIESLNEPFTKLKALLD is encoded by the coding sequence ATGGATTGGGATTTAAGCAGTTATTTTAAGGAATTCAACGGACCAGACTACCGGGCATTCAAAGCCGATCTTCTACGGGATCTAAAACAAGCAACAGATACCCTCTCTCGGCTCGATCATCTGTCGGATAGGAATGCCGAGGTCTGGACGCAAACTATCGAAGCGATAGAGGACCTATCGAGCCGTTTCGGGCACCTAAGCAGCTACCTTGAGTGCCTGTGCGCCGCAGATGCGACTGACGACAGGTATTCAGGAGAATATGCTTGGATGAAGGAGCATGCGGCGGGCATGAATACCTTAAACGCCCAATTTAACAGTCTTTTAGGCCAAACATCAGATGAAGCGTTTTCTAAATTAAGGGGTCAACCAGAGCTGGAAGACGCGACCTTCTATTTGTCAGAATGTCGGTCCAAAGCGCAGTACCAGATGGAAGACGCAGCGGAAGACCTGGCATCAGAGCTCAACGTCAATGGCATCAATGCCTGGAGTCAGCTTTACGATAGCCTATCCGGTCAGCTGAAATTTCAATATGTCGACGAGCATGGGGATACTCAGACCGCGCCCATGGGCCAACGCGTATCGCTCACCTCAGGGAGTAATCGCGACGTGCGAATTTCAGCCTTTCACGGCTCCAATGCGGCCTGGGAAGAACACGAGGCGACCTGCAACGCAGCGCTCAATGCACTGGCAGGCACCCGGCACAGTCTGGATAAGCGACGAGGCTCAGACCATTTCCTCAACGAAGCTTGCCGAGAGGCACGACTGGAACCTGCAACCCTCGATGCCATGTTCCAGGCAATCGACGACACGATTGATCTTCCAAGAGATATCTTGGCCTATCGCTCCCAACAGATGGGATTTGAGAAAGCGGGCTATTACGACCTCTACGCACCCATGGATCTTTCAGACCAGACACCTATCTCCTGGGAATCTGGAACCCAATTGGTCCAAGAAGCTTTTGACGCCGCCTACCCTGCCTTGGGCGCCTTCAATAAAGAACTTCTGGAAAAACAATGGGTGGATTACCAACCCCGTGACAACAAACGCCCTGGTGGGTTTTGTACAGGCAGCCACCTCAACCACGAGTCCAGGATCTACATGACCTTTAAGGATACCATGACTGCGGTGACTACCTACGCACATGAAGTAGGGCATGCGTGGCATTCACGTGTGATGTCCAGCCAGAGACGGTTCGCCAGTGAGTATCCCATGACTTTGGCCGAATCAGCATCCACATTTGCCGAACTGCTTCTCTCAGATGGAGTGTTATCTAACAGCGCGTTTTCTGATGCACAAAAACTAACGTTCTTGGATTCAGACGCGACTCGAATCATGGCCTTCCTTCTCGATATCCCTGTTCGCTGCCGATGGGAAAAACGGTTCTACGAAGAACGACGAGAAGGAATCGTATCCGTCAAGCGGATGAAGGAAATCATGATCGAAGAACAGCAGAAGCAGTTTGGTGATACGCTCAGCGAAGATGGACTCGATCCCTACTTCTGGTGCTCGAAACTTCACTTCTACATTGATGAGCTCCGATTCTATAATTTTCCCTATACCTTCGGTTATCTTTTGAGCGTCTCTTTATTCGCGCGATTCAAGGAGGAAGGAGCCAGTTTTCTACCCAGCTATGAAACCTTTCTTCAAAAATCAGGGTCCATGTCTTGCGAACAAGTCGTTCAAGAAACACTCGGTGAAAACATTCAGGATCCCATTTTCTGGAAACGAGCCATCGAGAGTCTCAATGAACCATTTACAAAACTAAAAGCGCTACTAGACTGA
- the fusA gene encoding elongation factor G: protein MADLSKYRNIGIFAHVDAGKTTTTERILKLTGKIHKMGEVHDGAATTDFMDQEQERGITIQSAATTCYWDDHRFNIIDTPGHVDFTIEVYRSLKVLDGGVGVFCGSGGVEPQSETNWRYATESEVARIIYVNKMDRVGADFYRVVKQVEDVLAARPLVMTLPIGAENDFVGMVDILTKKAYIWDDSGDPMNFEVSDPPADMVDKVNEYYEKLVETAVEQDDDAMEAYLEGNEPDIDTLKKCIRKGTINLDFFPTYCGSSFKNKGVQLILDAVVDYLPNPTEVKPQPEMDIDGNATGDFAVVDPNGPLRMLAFKIMDDKYGALTFTRIYSGTLKKGSNVVNTFTGKTERIGRIVEMHADSREEIDSAQAGDIVALLGIKNVQTGHTLADPNNPATLEPMVFPDPVISIAVAPKDKINAEKMGAAIGKMVQEDPSFRVETDEDSGETILKGMGELHLDIKVDILKRTHGVQVDVGKPQVAYRETITQRTEDSYTHKKQSGGSGQFGKIDYIVEPGESGEGFTFESKVVGGNVPKEYWPAVEKGFGSSMEKGVLAEYPTVDVKVTLVDGAFHAVDSSAVAFEIAARSAYRQTMPKAGAQILEPIMKIDVFCPDDNVGDVIGDLNRRRGIIKTQETTPTGVRVKADAPLSDMFGYIGDLRSMTSGRGQFSMEFSHYEACPRNIAEEVIAEAAERNAKK, encoded by the coding sequence ATGGCAGATTTAAGCAAATATAGAAACATTGGCATTTTTGCTCACGTGGACGCGGGCAAGACTACGACAACCGAGCGTATTTTGAAGCTTACCGGTAAGATTCACAAGATGGGTGAAGTGCATGACGGTGCGGCTACCACTGACTTTATGGATCAGGAGCAGGAACGTGGAATCACGATTCAATCTGCTGCTACCACTTGTTACTGGGACGATCACCGTTTCAATATCATTGATACTCCGGGTCACGTGGATTTTACCATTGAAGTATACCGCTCCCTGAAGGTTCTGGATGGTGGCGTAGGTGTATTCTGTGGATCTGGTGGTGTTGAGCCTCAGTCAGAAACTAACTGGCGTTATGCTACCGAGTCTGAAGTTGCTCGTATTATTTACGTGAACAAAATGGACCGGGTAGGTGCTGACTTCTACCGTGTGGTAAAACAAGTGGAAGACGTGCTCGCTGCCAGACCTCTCGTTATGACGCTCCCTATTGGTGCTGAAAATGACTTTGTTGGCATGGTCGACATTTTGACCAAGAAAGCCTACATCTGGGATGATTCTGGAGATCCAATGAATTTTGAAGTCTCTGATCCTCCTGCCGACATGGTGGACAAGGTGAATGAGTACTACGAAAAGCTCGTCGAAACTGCAGTTGAGCAGGACGACGATGCGATGGAAGCTTATCTCGAAGGAAATGAGCCCGATATTGATACGCTTAAGAAGTGTATCCGCAAGGGCACCATCAATCTTGATTTCTTTCCCACCTATTGTGGATCCTCCTTCAAGAATAAGGGAGTTCAACTTATTCTCGATGCGGTTGTAGATTATCTGCCGAATCCGACAGAAGTTAAACCTCAGCCAGAAATGGACATCGATGGTAATGCAACTGGAGATTTCGCCGTTGTTGATCCCAATGGTCCTCTCCGTATGCTTGCATTCAAAATCATGGATGACAAATACGGCGCGTTGACTTTTACCCGTATTTATTCCGGAACGCTCAAAAAAGGTTCTAACGTCGTCAATACCTTCACAGGCAAGACAGAGCGAATCGGTCGTATTGTTGAGATGCATGCCGATAGCCGTGAGGAAATTGATTCTGCTCAAGCGGGTGACATTGTCGCATTGCTGGGAATTAAGAATGTTCAAACGGGTCACACCTTGGCCGATCCGAACAACCCAGCGACCTTGGAGCCTATGGTCTTCCCGGACCCTGTTATTTCAATCGCTGTAGCGCCTAAGGATAAGATCAATGCTGAAAAGATGGGTGCGGCTATCGGTAAGATGGTTCAAGAAGATCCTTCTTTCCGCGTTGAGACCGATGAAGACAGTGGAGAAACCATTCTTAAGGGAATGGGTGAGCTTCACCTCGATATTAAGGTCGACATCCTTAAACGTACCCACGGTGTTCAAGTGGATGTAGGTAAGCCACAGGTTGCCTACCGCGAAACCATCACTCAGCGCACTGAAGATTCTTACACTCACAAGAAGCAATCCGGTGGTTCCGGTCAGTTCGGTAAAATCGACTACATCGTTGAGCCTGGTGAGAGTGGTGAAGGTTTCACTTTCGAATCCAAAGTTGTTGGCGGAAACGTTCCTAAGGAATACTGGCCGGCCGTTGAGAAGGGCTTTGGAAGTTCCATGGAAAAGGGTGTTCTTGCCGAATATCCAACCGTGGACGTAAAAGTTACTCTCGTCGATGGAGCCTTCCACGCGGTTGACTCATCGGCTGTTGCTTTCGAAATCGCAGCCCGTTCTGCTTACCGGCAGACCATGCCAAAGGCAGGTGCTCAGATTCTCGAGCCTATCATGAAGATCGATGTCTTCTGTCCAGACGACAATGTAGGTGATGTGATCGGTGACTTGAATCGCCGTCGCGGAATCATCAAGACACAGGAAACCACACCGACCGGTGTTCGCGTAAAGGCCGATGCACCTTTGAGTGACATGTTCGGTTATATTGGTGACCTTCGTTCTATGACTTCTGGTCGTGGTCAGTTCTCCATGGAGTTCTCCCACTACGAAGCCTGCCCTCGCAATATTGCCGAGGAAGTGATCGCTGAGGCTGCAGAGCGTAACGCTAAAAAATAA
- a CDS encoding TIM barrel protein, translating into MKDSMPRRTALKTMATGAAAVAATQAISNQASAAAHSGGLKGNINHSVCKWCYKGIELDPFCKAAKDMGIKGIDLMGVNDFPTLKKYGLECSMVSGVPGGIKTGLNREENHDAIIEFFEKTIPVTAKAGYKNIICFSGNRDGMSDLQGLANCAAGLRQITPLAEKHGVTIIMELLNSKVNHADYMCDLSNWGVALCDAVGSDAFKLLYDIYHMQIMEGDVIATIRKNHKYYGHYHTGGVPGRHEIDETQELYYPVIMEAILETEYDGYVAQEFIPAGPDPLASLKQGVHICDV; encoded by the coding sequence ATGAAAGATTCCATGCCCCGCAGAACCGCCTTGAAAACGATGGCCACCGGAGCAGCCGCTGTTGCAGCTACTCAAGCCATCAGCAATCAGGCAAGCGCCGCCGCACACAGCGGAGGTCTCAAAGGAAATATCAACCACTCGGTCTGTAAGTGGTGTTATAAAGGGATCGAGCTCGATCCCTTCTGCAAAGCTGCCAAGGACATGGGAATAAAAGGCATCGACCTAATGGGCGTAAATGACTTCCCGACCCTGAAGAAATATGGGCTCGAGTGCTCGATGGTATCAGGCGTCCCGGGTGGCATTAAAACAGGCCTCAATCGCGAAGAAAATCACGATGCGATCATTGAATTCTTTGAAAAAACGATCCCTGTCACCGCGAAAGCTGGCTACAAAAACATCATCTGCTTCTCCGGCAATCGGGATGGCATGAGCGATCTGCAAGGCCTGGCAAACTGTGCGGCAGGGCTAAGGCAGATCACCCCTCTGGCAGAGAAACACGGAGTCACCATCATCATGGAATTACTCAATTCCAAGGTGAACCACGCAGACTACATGTGCGACCTCAGTAACTGGGGAGTGGCCCTTTGCGATGCGGTTGGCTCTGACGCATTCAAGCTACTCTACGATATTTATCACATGCAGATCATGGAAGGTGACGTCATCGCCACCATTCGCAAAAACCACAAGTACTACGGCCACTATCACACAGGTGGAGTTCCCGGTCGCCACGAAATCGACGAGACTCAGGAGCTCTATTACCCGGTCATCATGGAAGCCATTCTCGAAACGGAATACGACGGATATGTAGCCCAGGAATTCATTCCTGCTGGTCCAGATCCTCTGGCTTCCTTGAAGCAAGGCGTTCACATCTGCGACGTATAA
- the rplT gene encoding 50S ribosomal protein L20, whose amino-acid sequence MPRATNAPASRKRRKRVLKQAKGFWGNRSRLFRYAHEAVNHGQQYAYRDRKNKKRTWRSLWIVRINAMCRAYDTTYSRFMNGLKKAGIELDRKQLSEMAIHDETAFIALINKAKEAQGA is encoded by the coding sequence ATGCCTAGAGCAACCAACGCACCCGCATCACGTAAACGCCGCAAGCGCGTTCTAAAACAGGCTAAAGGCTTTTGGGGAAACCGTTCCCGCCTTTTCCGTTACGCTCACGAGGCCGTCAACCACGGCCAGCAATACGCATATCGCGACCGGAAGAATAAGAAACGCACCTGGCGTTCACTCTGGATTGTTCGCATCAATGCGATGTGTCGCGCCTATGACACAACTTATAGCCGATTTATGAATGGACTTAAGAAGGCCGGGATCGAACTCGATCGGAAACAGCTTTCGGAAATGGCCATTCATGACGAGACCGCGTTCATCGCACTCATCAATAAGGCTAAAGAAGCTCAAGGAGCTTAA
- a CDS encoding cytochrome P450, which translates to MACFSEIPHYDSLGLSSGINEDDLEQFDHLSAYKALGPIYRIQYRGEEWACVGGLKANEWAWGHPDRWNYEDPMKAFREVMGETHVTQLDGVRHRAKRKALKPGFAMSLIAQQIPKIDQVVKQFFKDHCGETWTMMDLFMEALTEANSQSVIVTPLTPEERHIFIEFEEVFLPGVAMTPEQRTRYYDSSTFYQLKPIVFEFLRQLVAKRLDGHRENDSFQTMIDNREDREFPPGLGELIPEAYLLLMAGTGNTARTINCGLHYLQEQPDWFAELKEEVKDYQPDKLLRGMDLFPKLKATIMEMERVFPAAPLHPRLAAEDLEFEGYEIPQGTRILHLHTLTHFLDEIYEEPLRFNARRWIENDYPKKAHGTFGGSTRICLGMNLARIHMPIVMANLVRYFDLEVDELPDIKVNFNYGVPQSSDLVGRLKLGDQ; encoded by the coding sequence ATGGCGTGCTTTTCTGAAATACCTCACTACGACTCTCTCGGCCTTTCTTCAGGCATCAATGAGGATGACTTGGAGCAATTCGATCACCTGTCCGCCTATAAAGCACTGGGGCCCATTTACCGTATCCAATACCGGGGTGAGGAATGGGCGTGTGTGGGGGGGCTTAAGGCCAATGAGTGGGCTTGGGGGCATCCTGATCGTTGGAATTATGAAGATCCCATGAAGGCATTCCGTGAAGTTATGGGTGAGACTCATGTTACGCAGCTCGATGGCGTTCGGCACCGAGCCAAGCGGAAAGCACTCAAGCCAGGTTTTGCTATGAGCCTCATCGCGCAGCAGATTCCAAAGATCGATCAAGTGGTGAAGCAGTTTTTTAAAGATCACTGTGGCGAGACCTGGACCATGATGGATCTTTTCATGGAAGCGCTGACAGAAGCGAACTCTCAGTCAGTCATCGTGACCCCGCTTACTCCTGAAGAGCGGCACATCTTTATCGAATTTGAGGAAGTCTTTCTTCCTGGAGTGGCTATGACTCCTGAGCAACGAACTCGTTATTACGATAGCTCTACATTTTATCAGCTCAAGCCCATTGTATTCGAATTTTTGAGACAGCTGGTTGCGAAGCGTTTGGATGGCCATCGTGAGAATGATAGTTTCCAAACGATGATCGATAATCGTGAAGACCGAGAGTTCCCTCCAGGTCTAGGGGAGCTCATCCCTGAAGCTTATCTTTTATTAATGGCCGGAACCGGTAATACTGCGCGGACCATTAACTGCGGGCTTCATTACTTGCAGGAGCAACCCGATTGGTTCGCCGAGCTAAAAGAGGAAGTAAAAGATTACCAGCCCGACAAATTACTCCGTGGCATGGATTTGTTTCCAAAGCTAAAAGCAACGATCATGGAGATGGAACGTGTTTTCCCGGCCGCTCCTTTGCACCCACGCTTAGCAGCTGAGGATTTAGAGTTTGAAGGATATGAGATTCCGCAAGGTACGCGTATTCTGCATTTGCATACGCTTACGCATTTCCTGGATGAGATTTATGAAGAACCATTGCGGTTTAACGCAAGACGATGGATCGAGAATGATTATCCTAAAAAGGCTCACGGCACGTTTGGAGGTAGCACTCGCATTTGTCTGGGAATGAATCTGGCTCGGATTCACATGCCCATAGTCATGGCCAATTTGGTGCGATACTTTGATTTGGAAGTCGATGAATTACCGGACATTAAGGTGAACTTTAATTATGGAGTTCCTCAAAGCTCTGACTTGGTCGGGCGATTGAAGCTAGGGGATCAGTAA